The Polyangium aurulentum genomic interval GCCGAAGCTCGCCACGACGAGCGCCGCGAGCGCACAGCCCTGGATCATCCTCTTTGCGTTCATCCTCAATGACCTTCCCCTCTCTGCCGCGCGAGCCCCCTGCCCGCGCTCGAATCTACGCGCTCGGCGATCTGCGCCCCACGAGCACATCCATCGCCTCGCGCACCGCGTCCGCGGGCACCATGTGCGGGCCGTCGAACTCGCGGTATTCGGTCTCGTAGCCCGCCGCGCGCAGGACGGGCACGAGCCGGCGGCTGCACGCGACCGGCAGCACCCGATCGGCGACCCCGTGCGTCACCACGATCCGCGGCTTCCCCACCTGCGCGGGCGGCGACATGAAGCCCGGCGAGAACGCGAAGACGTACGAGAAGAGATCTCCATTCGCGATCCCGAGCGACAGCGCGTACGAGGCGCCGTCGGAGAAACCCTCGATGCCCACGCGGGTCGGATCGATCGCGAGCTCCGCGAACGCCCCCCCGAGCGCCCGATCGATGCGCTCGACGTCGGGCCCGAAGCCCCGCACCAGCATGTCCCACGTTTGACCGACCGAATCGGGCGCGACCAGCACGACGCCCTCGCGCTCGGCTTCTGCGCGCAGCGGATCGATGCGGTGACCGGCGCACCCGCCTGCGCCGTGCAGACACAGAAGGAGCGCCGCAGGTTTTCCCGGATCGTAGCTCGAGGGCACGAAGAGCACGCCGTCGCGCCCATGGCCGAGGCCGAGCGGGCGCTCGCCTGGCAATACCCGCGCCCTGCCCCCGGGAGACGGGCGAGCGAGCAGCTTGCCCTGGCTTTGCCCCCCTTGAAACTGCTTCCTCGCGAGCATCCCGATCCCTCTTTTCGACGCAGCCGCCGCGGGCATTGCACGGCCCGGGCCCCGCTCCGCATAGCCCGCTCGATCGCCCGTGGGCCCCCTCCTTGCAGCGACATGATTCCGGGAATCGATAGACCGATCCCTGGAGGGACCCGAATGGTACACCCTGTGCCGATCCCGGAGATGCACGCCATTCCTCGGCGCGCCCGCCGGACCGACCGAATCAACGTCGGAGCTCAGGAGCGGATCGTCAGCACGATCGGCGGCGGACTGCTCATCGCCTACGGCCTCGCACGCCGCAGTCTCGGGAGCATCGTGCTCGCGCTCGTCGGCGGCTCGCTCGTCGAGCGCGGCGTCACCGGCCATTGCCGTGGCTACGCGATGCTCGGCATCAGCACCCGCGGCCAGCCGGAGCTGTCGCCCACGCTCGGGACCGAGCGCGCGCTCGGCCCGGTCGAGGCCGTCGCCGAGCGCCTCTCGCGCATCGAGCGCAGCATCACGGTCGCGAGGCCCATCCACGAGGTCTACGCCTTCGTGCGCAACTTCCAGAACATCCCCCACTTCGCGACGCACATCGAGCGCGTCGACGATCTCGGCGGCGGCCGCCTGCGCGTCCTCGAGCGCGGCGAGCACGCCCATGCGTGGGAGATGGAGATCGTCGAGGAGCGCCCCGAGCAAGCGATCGTGCTGCGCCACGTCGGCGAGCCGAGCGCGCAGCTCTCGATCCTGTTCACCCCGGCCCCGTTCGGCCGCGGCACCGAGATCGAGGCCGTGCTCGATCTCGATCACGAGCGCGGCGGCGCGTTCATCCTCCTGCAGGCCTTGTCGGTGCTCGCGGGCGAGGCTCCGGACACGGTCGTGCGGCACGACATGCGCCGGCTGAAGATGCTGCTCGAGGCGGGCGAGATCGTCACCGTCGAGGGCCAGCCGTCGGGCCGCGAGCCCGAGGTGTCACGCCTGGTCGACTAGGGGTTCGAGGAGGTTTGTCATGAGAGCGCTCTGTTACAACGGCGTGGGCCATGTCTCTGTCGAGCGTGTGCCCGATCCGCAGCTCCTCGGCCCGCGGGACGCGATCGTGCGGGTGACCATGAGCTCGGTGTGCGGATCGGATCTGCACATCATCGACGGCTACGTGCCGACCATGAAGCGCGGCGACATCCTCGGCCACGAGTTCATCGGCGAGGTCGTCGACGTGGCGACGGACGTGAAGAAGCTCCAGCCCGGCATGAAGGTGGTCGTCGGCTCGATCATCGCGTGCGGCCATTGCTACTACTGCCAGACCGAGCAGTATTCCCTCTGCGACAACTCGAACCCGTGCGGCGAGATCACCGAGAAGGCGTGGGGCTACACGACGGCGGGGATCTACGGCTACTCGCACGCGATGGGCGGCTTCGCGGGCAGCCACGCCGAGTACATTCGCGTGCCGTTCGCGGACGTGAACGCCTTCGTGGTGCCCGAGGGGATGCCGGACGAGAAGGCCGTCTTCGTCTCCGACGCGGTGCCCACGGGCTACATGGGCGCCGACATGTGCAACATCACGCCCGGCGACGTGGTCGCGGTCTGGGGCGCGGGCGGCGTCGGTCAGATGGCCATCAAGAGCGCGTACCTGCTCGGCGCGGGGCGCGTCATCTGCATCGATCGCTTCCCCGACCGGCTCGCGATGGCCCGTGACAAGGCCGGCGCCGAGATCCTCGATTACGAGGAGGTCGACGTGCGCGAGGCGCTGCGCGAGATGACCGGCGGTCGCGGCCCCGAC includes:
- a CDS encoding alpha/beta hydrolase, with product MLARKQFQGGQSQGKLLARPSPGGRARVLPGERPLGLGHGRDGVLFVPSSYDPGKPAALLLCLHGAGGCAGHRIDPLRAEAEREGVVLVAPDSVGQTWDMLVRGFGPDVERIDRALGGAFAELAIDPTRVGIEGFSDGASYALSLGIANGDLFSYVFAFSPGFMSPPAQVGKPRIVVTHGVADRVLPVACSRRLVPVLRAAGYETEYREFDGPHMVPADAVREAMDVLVGRRSPSA
- a CDS encoding YgaP-like transmembrane domain produces the protein MVHPVPIPEMHAIPRRARRTDRINVGAQERIVSTIGGGLLIAYGLARRSLGSIVLALVGGSLVERGVTGHCRGYAMLGISTRGQPELSPTLGTERALGPVEAVAERLSRIERSITVARPIHEVYAFVRNFQNIPHFATHIERVDDLGGGRLRVLERGEHAHAWEMEIVEERPEQAIVLRHVGEPSAQLSILFTPAPFGRGTEIEAVLDLDHERGGAFILLQALSVLAGEAPDTVVRHDMRRLKMLLEAGEIVTVEGQPSGREPEVSRLVD
- a CDS encoding zinc-dependent alcohol dehydrogenase encodes the protein MRALCYNGVGHVSVERVPDPQLLGPRDAIVRVTMSSVCGSDLHIIDGYVPTMKRGDILGHEFIGEVVDVATDVKKLQPGMKVVVGSIIACGHCYYCQTEQYSLCDNSNPCGEITEKAWGYTTAGIYGYSHAMGGFAGSHAEYIRVPFADVNAFVVPEGMPDEKAVFVSDAVPTGYMGADMCNITPGDVVAVWGAGGVGQMAIKSAYLLGAGRVICIDRFPDRLAMARDKAGAEILDYEEVDVREALREMTGGRGPDACIDAVGMEAHGTGIDYAYDRVKQAVMLETDRPTALRQAIMACRKGGTVSIMGVYGGVVDKFPLGAAMNKGLTLRMGQQHGQKYIPRLLEHIRKGELDPSYLITHRVRLEEGQQAYDMFKKKVDGCVRAVFLPAAA